In the genome of Thiohalobacter sp., the window CCCTCGGTGAAGGAACCGGAAGAGAAGGCGTGCGGCGTGCCGCCCGCGGCGTCACCGGCACCGAACAGGCCTTCCACCGTGGTCATGCGGTTGTAGCCCCAGAAGTACTCCGGCGGAGACACGTCTTCCGGACCGGACACCCAGGCGCCGCAACCGGTGGCGTGGGATCCCATGACATAGGGCTCGGAGGTGGTGAGCTCGGGGTTCTCGTACTTGGGATCCACATCGGTGGCGGCCCAGAGCACGGCCTGACCCACGGTCATGCCGAGGAAGTTGTGCCAGCCGATCTCTTCCAGATGCGGGTCCTGGAAGGCCTCCATGGTCACCATGCGGATGGGACCGCGGCCGGCGTTCACCTCCTGGATGAAGGCGTGGTTGCGCAGGCAGGTCGGGATGGGACGATGGGTACGGTGCGAGGCCTCGGGATCGAGATAGGCCTTGCCGACCATCTCCTGCAACGAGGGCCACCACTTGGACTCGTACTCCTCGCCCAGGCCATTCTGGGTATAGGTCTTGAGGTGCAGGAAGTAGGCACCCACCGGACCGTAGCCGTCCTTGAAGCGGGCCAGCACGATGCGGTTTTCCATCTGCGTCATCTTGGCACCGGCGCCGATCAGCAGGCCATAGGCCGAGCCGGAGGACCAGGGCGCATACCAGACGCGGCCGGCACCCTCGCCCACGGAGCGGGGCTTGTAGATGTTGGAGGCGCCGCCGGCGGAGACGATCACGGTCTTGGACTTGAACACGTGATAGTCGCCGGTACGCACGTTGAAGCCCACGGCACCGGCCACCCGGTTGGGGCGGCTTTCGTCCATGAGCAGGTGGGTCACGCAGATGCGGTTGTAGACCTTGTCGGCGGACTTCTTGGCCGCCTCGGCCACGATCGGCTTGTAGGACTCGCCGTGGATCATGATCTGCCAGCGGCCTTCACGCTGGTAGGTGCCCTTCTTCTCGTTGCGCATGATCGGCAGGCCCCATTCCTCGAACTGGTGCACAGCCGAGTCCACGTGGCGGGCCATGTCGAACAGCAGGTCCTCGCGCACCATGCCCATCAGGTCGATGCGGGCATAACGCACATGGTCTTCCGGCTGGTTCTCGCCGAACCGGGTACCCATGTAGCAGTTGATGGCGTACAGACCCTGCGCCACGGCGCCGGAGCGGTCGATGTTGGCCTTTTCGGCGATGACGATCTTCTTGTCCGGACCCCAGTAACGCGCCTCGAACGCCGCGCCCGTGCCGGCAAGGCCGGCGCCCACGACCAGAACGTCGATGTTGTCTTCAACTACCGTTTTGAATTTCATCAGTAATACACCCCTTCCTTAAATTTGGCGCCCGTGTCGGC includes:
- the aprA gene encoding adenylyl-sulfate reductase subunit alpha, which gives rise to MKFKTVVEDNIDVLVVGAGLAGTGAAFEARYWGPDKKIVIAEKANIDRSGAVAQGLYAINCYMGTRFGENQPEDHVRYARIDLMGMVREDLLFDMARHVDSAVHQFEEWGLPIMRNEKKGTYQREGRWQIMIHGESYKPIVAEAAKKSADKVYNRICVTHLLMDESRPNRVAGAVGFNVRTGDYHVFKSKTVIVSAGGASNIYKPRSVGEGAGRVWYAPWSSGSAYGLLIGAGAKMTQMENRIVLARFKDGYGPVGAYFLHLKTYTQNGLGEEYESKWWPSLQEMVGKAYLDPEASHRTHRPIPTCLRNHAFIQEVNAGRGPIRMVTMEAFQDPHLEEIGWHNFLGMTVGQAVLWAATDVDPKYENPELTTSEPYVMGSHATGCGAWVSGPEDVSPPEYFWGYNRMTTVEGLFGAGDAAGGTPHAFSSGSFTEGRLAAKAACKYIDDGKAEGIRVTDAQIAKRREEIYKPMETYRVYRNAITAGTVNPHYINPRQGLDRLQKLMDEYAGGVTVNYMTNENLLKIGLKKLKILEEDWENGIAAENIHELLRAWELKHRILTSEAVIQHTLFREETRWPGYYYRGDFMKLDDENWHVLTVSRRDPETGEYTMEKAPLYHLVEDEPASGGDAATG